The Paenibacillus sp. RC334 nucleotide sequence GCGATGTAGGTTTGTCGGCAACCCCACTCGAACATCGCTCTTTCATTTTCCTCCAGCTCAAAATCCGATTTCAGGAAGTCATCATATACCTTTGCTTTGCCTTGAGCCACTTCAGCAGGCAATTGCTGTACGTTTTCCATTACACCCTTGATATATTCGGATGAGGCCAACATGTCTTTAGGCAGTCTGGAGAGAATGAGTACAAAATGGCTCGCTGTAGGTAGCTGTTTTTTGGCTCCCCAAGAGTACGGGAGCAGCTTCTCACGCATGGCGTTACTTTGGACGACAACGAATCTCCAGGGTTCAAAGCCGAACGAGCTGGGGGATAAACGACCTGTTTCGAGAATAAAATCGAAGTCCGAGTCGCTGATTTTCTTATGGCTGTCAAATTCTTTGGTAGCATGTCTGAACTCATATGCAGATAAGATTTGATTTTTAGCAGTTGTTAAGGTTTCCATAGTTCATTCACTCCTTGTGAATAATGATTGAATTGACGCTTATCAAGTGGCATGCTTAATATTAGAATATACATGACCGTTTTAGAAGTACGCACATTAATGTGCTGTAGTATACAAAATGATACTAGGAGGAAAAATACCTATGCGAAATCGGAAAGGCGGCTTTGGAGAATGTCCCGATGGAAAGGATCAGGCCTGCCCGGTGGAGTACACACTGGATGTGATTGGAGGCAAATGGAAAGGGATTCTCTTATATCATCTAATGTATGGAACCAAGCGGTTTAGTGAGTTTCGGCGAATCTGTCCGGGGATCACTCAGCGCATGCTGACGCTCCAGTTACGCGAGCTGGAAGAGGATGGTGTAGTTCACCGTGAAGTCTATCAGCAAGTTCCTCCCAAAGTCGAATATTCTCTAACCGAATTTGGAAGAACTCTGACTCCGATTATTAACTTAATGAAGGATTGGGGAGAAGAATATAAAACCAGGCATCGTTCATCAGAAAGCTGCATGGAGCCATCCAAGCCCGGCTTGTAGAGGGATGTTCATCTATCAATACAGGTACGCGAAAAAGGCACTTACGATCGTATGCTAGAGCATATATCGTAGTGCCTTTTACGCTTTATCAATAAGAGCATTTTGCATAAATCCAGTGAGAGACTGGAATCAAATGATTCATAAGAATGAACCACTCATCGGATGATTTGGTCAGGTATTCTCCAGTTCCTCTCTTTTTTGAAGCTTCGATTTTAAGTTGACAGCAGGGAAGCTGCCTGATATATTTCATACGATATTGATAATCATTATCACGCAATTGAAAAGGTCAATTTTACAATACATAGGGGGCTAATATGTTGAAGAAAAAATCGTTTTTTATTTTGGCTGCAATGATGCTCGTATTGT carries:
- a CDS encoding winged helix-turn-helix transcriptional regulator, translated to MRNRKGGFGECPDGKDQACPVEYTLDVIGGKWKGILLYHLMYGTKRFSEFRRICPGITQRMLTLQLRELEEDGVVHREVYQQVPPKVEYSLTEFGRTLTPIINLMKDWGEEYKTRHRSSESCMEPSKPGL
- a CDS encoding NAD(P)H-dependent oxidoreductase, with product METLTTAKNQILSAYEFRHATKEFDSHKKISDSDFDFILETGRLSPSSFGFEPWRFVVVQSNAMREKLLPYSWGAKKQLPTASHFVLILSRLPKDMLASSEYIKGVMENVQQLPAEVAQGKAKVYDDFLKSDFELEENERAMFEWGCRQTYIALGNMMTAAAQIGIDSCPIEGFNKNKIEQILSEEGIMDAEHFGISCMVAFGYRLNEPRGKTRRPADQVIEWV